The proteins below come from a single Balaenoptera ricei isolate mBalRic1 chromosome 17, mBalRic1.hap2, whole genome shotgun sequence genomic window:
- the POLR2K gene encoding DNA-directed RNA polymerases I, II, and III subunit RPABC4 — translation MDTQKDVQPPKQQPMIYICGECHTENEIKSRDPIRCRECGYRIMYKKRTKRLVVFDAR, via the exons ATGGACACCCAGAAGGACGTTCAACCCCCAAAGCAGCAGCCAATGATATATATCTGTGGAG AATGtcacacagaaaatgaaataaaatcaaggGATCCAATCCGTTGCAGAGAATGTGGATACAGAATAATGTACAAGAAAAGGACTAAAAGAC TGGTGGTTTTTGATGCTCGATGA